The proteins below come from a single Athene noctua chromosome 6, bAthNoc1.hap1.1, whole genome shotgun sequence genomic window:
- the HARBI1 gene encoding putative nuclease HARBI1 translates to MAVPIAVLDCDLLLYGRGHRTLDRFKLEDVTDEYLVSTYGFPRRFIYYLVELLGASLSRPTQRSRAISPETQILAALGFYTSGSFQTRMGDAIGISQASMSRCVANVTEALVERASQFIHFPEDEATVQSLKDDFYGLAGMPGVLGVVDCTHVAIKAPNAEDLSYVNRKGLHSLNCLMVCDARGVLLSAETHWPGSLPDCVVLQRAALTSQFETELHKDGWLLGDSSFFLRTWLMTPLHIPETPAEYRYNMAHSATHNVIERTFRTIRSRFRCLDGSKGTLQYSPEKSSHIILACCVLHNISLEHGLDVWSSPATGHMEQPEEEYEQMESMDSEACRIRQELLLTHFS, encoded by the exons ATGGCCGTACCTATTGCAGTTCTTGACTGCGACCTCTTGCTCTATGGCCGTGGACACAGGACTTTGGATCGCTTCAAGCTGGAGGATGTCACGGATGAGTATCTAGTATCCACATACGGCTTTCCCCGACGGTTCATTTACTACCTGGTGGAGCTCCTGGGAGCCAGTCTCTCTCGCCCTACGCAGCGGTCCAGGGCCATCAGTCCGGAGACGCAGATACTCGCCGCGTTGGGTTTCTATACCTCCGGCTCCTTCCAGACTCGTATGGGGGATGCTATTGGCATTAGTCAAGCCTCCATGAGCCGCTGCGTGGCCAACGTAACCGAGGCATTGGTGGAAAGAGCCTCACAGTTTATTCACTTTCCTGAGGATGAAGCTACGGTACAGAGCCTGAAGGATGACTTTTATGGGCTGGCAGGCATgccgggggtgttgggggtggtTGACTGCACCCATGTGGCAATCAAAGCACCCAATGCTGAGGACCTGTCGTATGTGAACCGAAAGGGTCTCCACTCCCTGAACTGCCTGATGGTTTGTGATGCCAGAGGAGTCCTCCTGAGCGCAGAAACGCACTGGCCAGGCAGCCTGCCCGACTGTGTGGTGTTGCAGCGGGCAGCCCTTACAAGCCAGTTTGAAACTGAGCTACATAAAGATGGCTGGCTCCTTG GTGACAGCTCCTTCTTTCTCCGAACGTGGTTGATGACCCCTCTGCATATCCCTGAGACGCCTGCTGAATACCGTTACAACATGGCGCATTCTGCCACTCACAATGTCATTGAGCGGACGTTCAGAACCATTCGGTCGCGTTTCCGCTGCCTGGATGGGTCCAAAGGCACCCTGCAGTATTCTCCAGAGAAATCCAGCCACATCATTCTGGCCTGCTGTGTACTCCATAACATCTCCCTGGAACATGGGCTGGATGTGTGGTCTTCACCGGCCACAGGGCACATGGAACAACCAGAAGAAGAGTACGAGCAAATGGAATCAATGGACTCGGAAGCCTGTCGTATTCGTCAGGAACTTTTACTTACTCATTTTAGCTAA